From Streptomyces sp. NBC_01754, a single genomic window includes:
- a CDS encoding MbtH family protein, translating to MSQTMADQATNPFDDEDGNYTVLVNAAGEHSLWPAGIPVPGGWRVIHGTARRAACLEYVNEAWQHLGARA from the coding sequence ATGAGCCAGACCATGGCCGACCAGGCCACCAACCCCTTCGACGACGAGGACGGCAACTACACCGTCCTCGTCAACGCGGCCGGCGAGCACTCGCTGTGGCCCGCAGGCATCCCCGTGCCGGGCGGCTGGCGCGTCATCCACGGGACCGCCCGGCGCGCAGCCTGCCTCGAGTACGTCAACGAGGCATGGCAGCACCTCGGCGCACGTGCGTGA
- the hppD gene encoding 4-hydroxyphenylpyruvate dioxygenase produces MPTSDPCVFDDLRLDHIRFHVRSIDTTLNWLTGGYGLTVRALPVPGTDPGGETGARSVEVGANDISLVLTEPVTEDHPAAHYVARHGDGVADIALRVPDAAAAHAAAVARGARSVTAPTRTGELVTASVGGFGDLVHTFVERPDGAPGPAAPGMRPAPQDVDTMTSRLRSIDHFAVCVAPGDIDDTVAFYQNVFDFELTFSEKLQIGAQAMTTKVVESRSGDVTLTLIEPDITQEPGHINEFLDQHGCAGVQHIAFATDDIVTTVAELRRRGVAFMNTPDTYYRTLMDRVVPTRYTVDELHTEEILVDEDHGGQLYQIFAKSVHPRNTVFLELIERMGAQTFGSGNITALYEAAERQRGATGPESKAA; encoded by the coding sequence ATGCCCACGTCCGACCCGTGCGTCTTCGACGACCTGCGCCTGGACCACATCCGCTTCCACGTCCGGAGCATCGACACCACCCTGAACTGGCTGACCGGCGGCTACGGACTCACGGTACGCGCGCTGCCCGTACCCGGGACGGACCCCGGCGGCGAAACCGGGGCACGATCGGTCGAGGTCGGCGCGAACGACATCTCCCTCGTACTCACCGAGCCGGTCACCGAGGACCACCCCGCCGCGCACTACGTGGCACGCCACGGCGACGGAGTGGCCGACATCGCGCTGCGGGTCCCCGACGCCGCGGCCGCCCACGCGGCGGCCGTCGCCCGCGGCGCCCGGTCCGTGACGGCCCCCACCCGGACCGGCGAACTGGTGACCGCCTCGGTCGGCGGATTCGGCGACCTGGTGCACACGTTCGTCGAACGCCCCGACGGAGCACCCGGCCCGGCCGCCCCCGGCATGCGCCCCGCCCCGCAGGACGTCGACACCATGACGAGCAGACTGCGCTCCATCGACCACTTCGCGGTCTGCGTGGCCCCCGGTGACATCGACGACACCGTCGCGTTCTACCAGAACGTGTTCGACTTCGAACTCACCTTCTCCGAGAAACTCCAGATCGGCGCCCAGGCGATGACGACCAAGGTCGTGGAGAGCCGCTCCGGCGACGTGACACTCACCCTGATCGAACCGGACATCACCCAGGAGCCGGGCCACATCAACGAATTCCTCGACCAGCACGGCTGCGCGGGCGTCCAGCACATCGCCTTCGCCACCGACGACATCGTGACCACCGTCGCCGAACTGCGCCGGCGAGGGGTGGCCTTCATGAACACCCCGGACACGTACTACCGCACCCTGATGGACCGGGTGGTCCCCACCCGCTACACGGTGGACGAACTGCACACCGAGGAGATCCTCGTCGACGAGGACCACGGCGGCCAGCTCTACCAGATCTTCGCCAAGTCCGTGCACCCCAGGAACACCGTATTCCTCGAACTCATCGAGCGCATGGGCGCGCAGACCTTCGGCAGCGGCAACATCACCGCCCTCTACGAGGCCGCCGAGCGCCAGCGCGGCGCCACCGGCCCCGAGTCCAAGGCCGCCTGA
- a CDS encoding condensation domain-containing protein, producing the protein MDLPGDRAPLSTNLDMLRMFDKGEHDGSFGPRHLVILAWRLLGELDLALFQDAIDDVVARHEMLRTQIVRDDGEPYQKVFPPSSPELVVIDLPPDETRPREEQADDFVNEIEATTMSVAQLPHLRVVLGRIDERDAVCVLVTHHVASDGVSLQVIIRDLATFYATRKGFPVEPPTPARQYREFTAWQRKALASPQAEQSRTYWREAMRDAELVDLPTDHLPRAGDPARYAVYRFGLDHETTSATTAFATAMRSSPFMVMTAAFNALLHQETGTDDLVSAIITSGRVEPDYNETVGPFFNMLPLRTELGDCRNFMELVRRTREACLAAYTHELPFAQIAAQAPALTKTYERPGTAVWAFQVMQYPGVTEAELIGDVEYTAIRKRHKSYPVTSDIPNGVLWGLDIPPTGEIAGTARFNTNEYDQDTVIRMVEQFRRILRAGVQDPASPLSAL; encoded by the coding sequence ATGGACCTACCTGGCGACCGCGCCCCCCTCTCCACCAACCTCGACATGCTCCGCATGTTCGACAAGGGCGAACACGACGGCTCCTTCGGACCCCGCCACCTGGTCATCCTCGCCTGGCGACTGCTCGGCGAACTCGACCTGGCGCTGTTCCAGGACGCCATCGACGACGTGGTCGCACGCCACGAGATGCTGCGCACCCAGATCGTCCGCGACGACGGCGAGCCCTACCAGAAGGTGTTCCCGCCGAGCTCGCCGGAACTCGTGGTCATCGACCTCCCGCCGGACGAGACCCGCCCACGCGAGGAACAGGCGGACGACTTCGTCAACGAGATCGAGGCCACCACGATGAGCGTGGCCCAACTGCCCCACCTGCGGGTCGTGCTCGGCAGGATCGACGAGAGGGACGCCGTGTGCGTCCTGGTCACCCACCACGTCGCGAGCGACGGCGTATCCCTCCAGGTGATCATCCGCGACCTCGCCACCTTCTACGCCACCCGCAAGGGCTTCCCCGTCGAACCCCCCACGCCGGCCAGACAGTACCGGGAATTCACCGCCTGGCAGCGGAAGGCACTCGCCTCACCGCAGGCCGAACAGTCAAGGACGTACTGGCGCGAAGCGATGCGCGACGCCGAACTCGTCGACCTCCCCACCGACCACCTCCCCCGAGCAGGCGACCCCGCCCGCTACGCGGTGTACCGGTTCGGACTCGACCACGAGACCACCTCCGCGACGACCGCGTTCGCCACGGCCATGCGCAGCTCCCCCTTCATGGTGATGACCGCGGCCTTCAACGCCCTGCTGCACCAGGAGACGGGCACCGACGACCTGGTCTCGGCGATCATCACCTCGGGCCGGGTCGAACCCGACTACAACGAGACCGTCGGACCGTTCTTCAACATGCTGCCGCTACGCACCGAACTCGGCGACTGCCGCAACTTCATGGAACTGGTCCGCCGCACCCGGGAGGCCTGCCTCGCCGCGTACACCCACGAACTGCCCTTCGCGCAGATCGCCGCACAGGCACCGGCACTCACCAAGACATACGAAAGGCCGGGCACCGCCGTCTGGGCCTTCCAGGTGATGCAGTACCCGGGCGTGACGGAGGCCGAGCTGATCGGCGACGTGGAATACACCGCGATCCGCAAACGGCACAAGTCCTACCCGGTGACCTCCGACATCCCCAACGGCGTCCTGTGGGGACTGGACATCCCCCCGACAGGCGAGATCGCCGGCACGGCCCGGTTCAACACCAACGAGTACGACCAGGACACCGTCATCAGGATGGTCGAACAGTTCCGCCGCATACTCCGCGCCGGCGTCCAGGATCCCGCGTCCCCGCTGTCCGCGCTGTGA
- a CDS encoding NAD(P)/FAD-dependent oxidoreductase, protein MRTEDQFDVVVIGGGPGGSATAGLLAKRGYSVLVLEREKFPRYHIGESLITGLMPTLEELGLLERLEAMGFTKKYGGTLLWGKNQGTWGFRFQESALYEHAYQVRRADFDALLLGRARELGVTVLEEATVKAPVFDGERVTGVTYTEKGSKEVRTARSRMLIDASGQNHLLGREFDLIRYHDDLRNIATWSYWQGCKRYGGTKAGDIVSENRPSGWFWFIPLHDGTVSVGYVTPIDEYKASGKSLEELYAQELANTEEIKTLMAGARRVTGFRNIKDWSYTCERFHGPGWALVGDAAAFIDPLLSTGVTLALRGSRALAEAVDEALTDPTSEKEILDWYEHSYRSFLDSVLDFVRFFYDRTKNKEDYWDKAQEQIDPDKLRPREIDFARMLSGLTGIDDIFDKRKAA, encoded by the coding sequence GTGAGAACAGAGGACCAGTTCGACGTCGTGGTGATAGGCGGTGGTCCCGGCGGTTCGGCGACCGCCGGCCTGCTGGCCAAGCGGGGATACAGCGTGCTCGTCCTCGAGCGCGAGAAGTTCCCCCGCTACCACATCGGCGAGTCACTCATCACCGGGCTGATGCCCACACTCGAGGAGCTCGGTCTCCTGGAGCGCCTGGAGGCGATGGGATTCACCAAGAAATACGGCGGCACCCTGCTGTGGGGCAAGAACCAGGGCACCTGGGGATTCCGGTTCCAGGAGTCCGCCCTGTACGAGCACGCGTACCAGGTGCGCCGCGCCGACTTCGACGCGCTGCTCCTCGGCCGCGCCCGCGAACTCGGCGTGACCGTACTGGAGGAGGCCACGGTCAAGGCCCCGGTCTTCGACGGCGAACGGGTGACCGGCGTGACCTACACGGAGAAGGGCAGCAAGGAGGTCCGCACCGCACGGAGCAGGATGCTCATCGACGCGTCGGGCCAGAACCACCTGCTGGGCCGCGAGTTCGACCTGATCCGATACCACGACGACCTGCGGAACATCGCCACCTGGTCCTACTGGCAGGGCTGCAAACGCTACGGCGGCACCAAGGCCGGCGACATCGTGTCGGAGAACCGCCCCTCCGGCTGGTTCTGGTTCATCCCGCTGCACGACGGCACCGTCAGCGTCGGATACGTGACACCGATCGACGAGTACAAGGCATCCGGCAAGTCCCTCGAAGAGCTCTACGCCCAAGAACTGGCGAACACCGAGGAGATCAAGACCCTCATGGCCGGCGCACGGCGCGTCACCGGCTTCCGCAACATCAAGGACTGGTCCTACACCTGCGAGAGGTTCCACGGCCCCGGCTGGGCACTCGTCGGCGACGCCGCCGCCTTCATCGACCCGCTGCTGTCCACCGGCGTCACCCTGGCACTGCGCGGCTCACGCGCACTGGCGGAGGCGGTCGACGAGGCACTGACCGACCCGACGTCCGAGAAGGAGATCCTCGACTGGTACGAACACAGCTACCGGTCCTTCCTGGACTCCGTACTGGACTTCGTACGGTTCTTCTACGACCGCACCAAGAACAAGGAGGACTACTGGGACAAGGCGCAGGAGCAGATCGACCCCGACAAGCTGCGCCCCCGGGAAATAGACTTCGCACGGATGCTGTCGGGACTCACCGGCATCGACGACATCTTCGACAAGCGCAAGGCGGCCTGA
- a CDS encoding aldo/keto reductase, whose amino-acid sequence MNRQIPFGRTGLRVGRLAVGTVNFGGRTDESEAHRILDGALAHGMNLVDTADMYGWRVHRGYTEELIGRWLRGSSRRRDDVVVATKVGERMGVGPNDRGLSAHHIIQGCEASLRRLGTDRIDLYQMHRYDPDVCWEVVWQAMDQLVRQGKVRYVGSSNFAGWNIADAQHAARGRGLVGLVSEQCAYSLLTRGPELEILPAARAHGLAVLVWAPLHGGLLSGALRKSREGTAAKSAQGRAASALPANHAAVERYERFCAEVGRDPAEVGLAWVLSRPGAPVPVIGPRTVGQLDGALRALEVELSPEELHELEVIFPPVGHGGPAPRAWID is encoded by the coding sequence GTGAACCGGCAGATCCCGTTCGGCCGGACCGGTCTGCGGGTCGGGCGGCTGGCCGTCGGCACCGTGAACTTCGGGGGGCGTACCGACGAGTCCGAGGCGCACCGGATCCTCGACGGCGCGCTGGCGCACGGTATGAACCTGGTCGACACCGCCGACATGTACGGGTGGCGGGTGCACCGGGGGTACACCGAGGAGTTGATCGGGCGGTGGCTGAGGGGGTCCTCGCGCCGTCGTGACGACGTCGTCGTCGCGACCAAGGTCGGTGAGCGGATGGGCGTCGGCCCGAACGACCGGGGGTTGTCGGCCCATCACATCATCCAGGGCTGCGAGGCGTCGCTGCGTCGTCTGGGTACCGACAGGATCGACCTCTACCAGATGCACCGGTACGACCCGGACGTCTGCTGGGAGGTGGTGTGGCAGGCCATGGACCAGCTGGTCCGCCAGGGCAAGGTGCGCTATGTCGGCTCGTCGAACTTCGCTGGGTGGAACATCGCCGACGCCCAGCACGCGGCCCGCGGGCGGGGCCTGGTCGGACTGGTCTCCGAGCAGTGCGCGTACAGTCTCCTCACCCGGGGGCCCGAGCTGGAGATCCTGCCCGCCGCGCGGGCGCACGGTCTCGCTGTGCTGGTGTGGGCGCCGTTGCACGGCGGGCTGCTGAGCGGGGCACTGCGCAAGTCGCGTGAGGGCACGGCGGCCAAGTCGGCGCAGGGGCGTGCGGCGTCGGCGCTGCCGGCGAACCATGCTGCCGTCGAGCGTTACGAGCGGTTCTGCGCAGAGGTGGGCCGTGATCCCGCGGAGGTCGGGCTGGCCTGGGTGCTCTCGCGGCCGGGTGCGCCGGTCCCGGTGATCGGGCCGCGCACCGTCGGGCAGCTCGACGGCGCCCTTCGGGCGCTGGAGGTGGAGTTGTCGCCCGAGGAGCTCCATGAGCTGGAGGTGATCTTCCCGCCGGTCGGTCACGGTGGCCCCGCGCCGCGTGCGTGGATCGACTGA
- a CDS encoding alpha/beta fold hydrolase produces the protein MSATSRPAAPAESTVVSGDGTVIAFEQSGSGPAVILVSSALADRSDTRKLAGLLAPHFTVVNYDRRGRGASSDSAHYTVRREIDDIAALIEHVGGSASVFASSSGAVLALRAAAAGLRIERLALYEPPFAVTPGDFGPPKGFAEHIDALLAEDRRGEAVTAFMTKAQGMPGFMAGSMRLMPGVWSNLKKMAPTLPYDIAVMGDTQQGRPLAAEEWSTATAPTLVMTGSKSPDGFTNAARAVTEVLPDAVHRTLQGLNHGAVVMTPKKIAPKLIEFLRG, from the coding sequence ATGTCAGCGACTTCCCGGCCCGCGGCCCCCGCCGAGTCGACGGTCGTCTCCGGAGACGGCACCGTCATCGCGTTCGAGCAGTCCGGCAGCGGCCCCGCGGTGATCCTGGTGTCCTCGGCACTGGCCGACCGCTCCGACACCAGGAAACTCGCCGGCCTCCTCGCCCCGCATTTCACCGTCGTCAACTACGACCGCCGCGGCCGGGGCGCCAGCAGCGACAGCGCCCACTACACCGTGCGGCGCGAGATCGACGACATCGCGGCACTGATCGAGCACGTGGGCGGCTCCGCCTCGGTGTTCGCCAGCTCCTCCGGTGCGGTACTCGCCCTGCGCGCCGCCGCGGCGGGACTGCGCATCGAACGGCTCGCGCTCTACGAGCCGCCCTTCGCCGTCACCCCCGGCGACTTCGGACCGCCGAAGGGCTTCGCGGAGCACATCGACGCCCTGCTGGCCGAGGACCGGCGCGGTGAGGCGGTCACGGCCTTCATGACCAAGGCACAGGGCATGCCCGGGTTCATGGCCGGATCGATGCGGCTGATGCCCGGAGTGTGGTCGAACCTCAAGAAGATGGCCCCCACCCTGCCCTACGACATCGCGGTCATGGGCGACACCCAGCAGGGCCGCCCCCTCGCCGCCGAGGAGTGGTCGACCGCCACCGCACCGACCCTCGTCATGACCGGCTCGAAGAGCCCCGACGGCTTCACGAACGCGGCGCGTGCGGTCACCGAGGTACTGCCCGACGCCGTTCACCGCACACTCCAGGGCCTCAACCACGGAGCGGTGGTCATGACACCCAAGAAGATCGCGCCGAAGCTCATCGAGTTCCTCCGAGGCTGA
- a CDS encoding ParB/RepB/Spo0J family partition protein, whose translation MHRVRAAIISGLDVIDAQFFDGDENEAFIQSVARNIAHGLPLSLADRKAAARRILAAFPAMPDRSVALYTGLDTKTVAEARRSAAPDSPPRAGTTGDGQARPPHPAPGHRAPTGATAHRPEPPPGAVAQEPGLSPVTVHDVRRHRGEEPVPANRAGASFPQAPGLPDPVPTRGNTPGTGRRPARRVLRRPARPQASRSSPDLLRSLAADPSLRNSEAGRTFLRWLHSHFFTDEAWRRQIEAVPPHCTDAVAEIALKCSDIWLRFAQELSDRRNSVPAVARRSHD comes from the coding sequence ATGCACAGAGTCAGAGCAGCGATCATTTCCGGGCTGGACGTCATCGACGCCCAGTTCTTCGACGGAGACGAGAACGAGGCGTTCATCCAGTCGGTCGCCCGGAACATCGCCCACGGCCTGCCCCTGTCACTCGCCGACCGCAAGGCGGCCGCCCGGCGCATCCTCGCCGCCTTCCCCGCCATGCCCGACCGGAGCGTCGCCCTTTACACCGGCCTCGACACCAAGACCGTGGCCGAGGCACGCCGGAGCGCGGCCCCCGACTCCCCGCCGCGAGCGGGTACCACCGGCGACGGCCAGGCGCGCCCGCCCCATCCCGCACCCGGCCACCGCGCACCCACCGGGGCCACGGCCCACCGGCCCGAGCCGCCGCCGGGAGCCGTCGCCCAGGAACCCGGGCTCTCGCCCGTCACCGTCCACGACGTGCGCCGTCACCGGGGCGAAGAGCCCGTACCCGCGAACCGCGCAGGCGCCTCCTTCCCGCAGGCGCCCGGCCTCCCGGACCCGGTGCCCACAAGGGGAAACACCCCCGGCACGGGCCGGCGCCCGGCCCGGCGCGTCCTCAGGCGCCCGGCGCGGCCCCAGGCGTCACGCAGCTCTCCGGACCTCCTGCGCAGCCTTGCCGCCGACCCCTCCCTGCGGAATTCGGAAGCGGGCCGAACATTTCTCCGCTGGCTCCACTCCCACTTCTTCACCGACGAGGCATGGAGAAGGCAGATCGAGGCCGTACCCCCACACTGCACGGACGCCGTGGCGGAAATCGCCCTGAAGTGCTCAGACATCTGGCTCAGGTTCGCCCAGGAACTCTCCGACCGTCGTAATTCCGTCCCGGCAGTCGCACGAAGATCCCATGACTGA
- a CDS encoding helix-turn-helix transcriptional regulator, whose translation MSTISVEHAVRLVIDEMHLHLGQDLTLDDMARTAMFSKFHFTRVFREVTGTSPRRFLSALRIQEAKYLLVNTEKSVADISSQVGYSSVGTFSSRFKSCVGVSPSRFRELGGNGTDLSTDAPLAAGTGHPVSLRGRIVLPGDRALGQVFVGLFAGSIPQGRPVCHTLMDGPGPFELQGVPPGTWYVLAHSVPYGTQAPAGCVRGGPDVLSVGRYGPVSVHPGVLVMPADIVLHPVGPLDPPVLIALPGSGTGAGVPVAA comes from the coding sequence ATGAGTACTATCTCCGTCGAGCACGCCGTCCGCCTCGTCATCGACGAGATGCATCTCCACCTCGGTCAGGATCTGACCCTCGACGACATGGCACGTACCGCGATGTTCAGCAAGTTCCACTTCACCCGGGTGTTCCGGGAAGTCACCGGAACCTCTCCGAGGCGGTTCCTGTCCGCACTCCGGATACAGGAGGCCAAATACCTCCTCGTCAATACCGAGAAGAGTGTGGCCGATATCAGCAGTCAGGTCGGATACAGCAGCGTCGGCACATTCAGCTCACGCTTCAAATCATGTGTCGGTGTGTCGCCCAGCAGGTTCCGGGAACTCGGCGGGAACGGCACGGACCTGAGTACGGACGCGCCCCTCGCCGCCGGCACGGGCCACCCCGTCTCCCTGCGGGGCCGGATCGTCCTTCCCGGGGACCGGGCCCTGGGCCAGGTCTTCGTCGGGCTCTTCGCCGGCTCCATACCCCAGGGCCGCCCCGTGTGCCACACCCTCATGGACGGGCCCGGCCCCTTCGAACTCCAGGGCGTGCCCCCGGGAACCTGGTACGTGCTGGCACATTCCGTCCCCTACGGCACACAGGCCCCGGCCGGCTGCGTCCGCGGAGGCCCGGACGTCCTGTCCGTCGGACGGTACGGGCCGGTCAGCGTCCACCCCGGTGTGCTGGTGATGCCCGCCGACATCGTCCTGCACCCGGTCGGTCCCCTGGACCCGCCGGTGCTGATCGCCCTGCCCGGCAGCGGAACCGGCGCCGGTGTGCCGGTGGCGGCCTGA